In Candidatus Zixiibacteriota bacterium, one genomic interval encodes:
- a CDS encoding Mcm10/DnaG-type zinc finger protein has product MLKVCKFIKDDGESCQAPVIEGSEYCFFHHPGKVVERLEAASRGGKSRVKVLDQSDIKIKSLTDVVRLLEQTVNQVRTGLIDVRISNSIGLLSNVLVRAMEQEILERKLDMLEKQIGKGELSRVDALELDRG; this is encoded by the coding sequence ATGCTTAAGGTGTGTAAATTCATTAAAGATGATGGAGAGTCCTGCCAGGCTCCGGTTATAGAAGGATCAGAGTATTGCTTTTTTCACCACCCTGGTAAGGTGGTTGAAAGGCTGGAAGCTGCAAGCAGAGGAGGAAAGAGCAGAGTTAAGGTGTTAGACCAGTCAGATATCAAAATCAAGAGCCTTACAGACGTGGTAAGACTTTTAGAGCAGACAGTCAACCAGGTTAGGACAGGACTGATAGATGTGAGGATATCCAACTCCATAGGGCTTTTGAGTAATGTCCTGGTGAGAGCTATGGAACAGGAGATATTGGAGAGAAAGCTGGATATGTTGGAAAAACAGATAGGTAAAGGGGAACTTTCAAGAGTGGATGCTCTTGAGT